AGGTCAGAAATGAGCGTCAGACAGGGCGTGGAGGCCCCCAGTCCTTAACCCAGGTTGGCGGGACATCCATCCCACCTTCAACCCCTCTTGAGAAAGTACGGGTCTCCACAATCGGCACTCTGGGCGGGTCGCATGCTGCTCTCACAACGAAACGGTTCACAGCGAACGCAGGAATCGTTGAATCCCATCACAAGTAACTAGTAAACGGAGGTAGGAATCATGGGTTGGATCATTACTATTCTGGTTGGTGCACTGTGCGGCTGGCTCGCGAGCCTCATCATGAAGACGGACGCCCAGCAGGGCGCGATCGCCAACATTCTGATCGGGATTGTCGGCAGCCTCCTGGCCCAGGCCATCTTCGGCAGTTGGCTGAACATCGGCGGCGCTGGCGTGGCCGGTGCGGGCTTCAGCTTCTGGAGCATCGTGTGGGGCGTGGTCGGCAGTGTCGTCCTGATCGCCATCCTGAAGGCCCTGCGCGTCCTGCGCTAACAGCCGATTCCTCTTCCGGACGGGCCCTGTGCTCGTCCGGTTTTTCATGCAGTTCGGAGGAGGGACCGCGTAGAGGCTGACCCCTTTGCCTGCTGGCCCCCTGGTGTGCTACATTCGGACGGCTTGTCTGATTTGGACCGGCGCGGCACGGCACCCAGAACGGGTACCCCCCCGGCCCAGAAGGAAAAATCAGGCTCAAGAAGGAGAGTCATCATGGCGAAAGTGTGCGAAGTGTGCGGTAAGGGGCCGATCGTGGTGAACTCGGTCGTCCGCCGCGGTAAGGCCCGCGCTGCGGGCGGCGTGGGTCGCAAGGTCACCGGCGTTACCAAGCGTGTTCAGAAGCCCAACC
This region of Deinococcus sp. JMULE3 genomic DNA includes:
- the rpmB gene encoding 50S ribosomal protein L28 translates to MAKVCEVCGKGPIVVNSVVRRGKARAAGGVGRKVTGVTKRVQKPNLQPLTVTRGGVSLRLRVCSKCRKAVA
- a CDS encoding GlsB/YeaQ/YmgE family stress response membrane protein gives rise to the protein MGWIITILVGALCGWLASLIMKTDAQQGAIANILIGIVGSLLAQAIFGSWLNIGGAGVAGAGFSFWSIVWGVVGSVVLIAILKALRVLR